A part of Penaeus chinensis breed Huanghai No. 1 chromosome 6, ASM1920278v2, whole genome shotgun sequence genomic DNA contains:
- the LOC125026391 gene encoding LOW QUALITY PROTEIN: glucose-fructose oxidoreductase domain-containing protein 1-like (The sequence of the model RefSeq protein was modified relative to this genomic sequence to represent the inferred CDS: inserted 2 bases in 2 codons), giving the protein MLPGIGVFGTGDIVRALVPFLRAKGFRVEAVWGRTLEAAENVATELNIPFHTNKVDDVXLRKDVDLVFIICQPDLHAQIAVKALGIGKHVLCDRPAGLCQLEVLKMVHAAQYYPSLISVISHGLRFLPAFVHMKRQIEAGYVGTVNVCDVRVHCGSMIGSQFDWMCSHLMGGGILTMVGSHIIDVISFVTSQRATRVHGMMRTFTKSTEKINGIRWIDSDDFCSFQMILDEGACVTATLNSHMAGGFVQEVVVCGSRGRLAVRGANLYGQRHTSEKEEELLYEGADDVAHLTNKNNSARINSLLPQPYLQGLXRLAGALKEAFATGDGEHGWLKEPVSTAATFEDGQYVQAVIDAIKLSSASRQWEQVTVANDESELNPLMTRLNLPNINMSSLDALSQAPTNRITPQRKVTSSESHLPWSFATKH; this is encoded by the exons ATGCTGCCGGGCATTGGAGTCTTTGGCACGGGGGACATTGTGCGAGCCCTTGTGCCCTTTCTCAGGGCTAAGGGCTTCCGCGTTGAGGCTGTGTGGGGGAGGACACTTGAAGCTGCGGAAAATGTCGCCACTGAACTCAATATTCCTTTCCATACAAATaag GTTGACGATG TTCTCAGAAAGGACGTGGACCTCGTTTTCATCATCTGTCAGCCAGACTTGCATGCCCAGATAGCAGTAAAGGCCTTGGGAATTGGCAAGCATGTCCTGTGTGACCGGCCAGCTGGTCTCTGTCAG CTTGAGGTGTTGAAGATGGTGCACGCGGCACAGTACTATCCCTCGCTGATCTCGGTGATCTCGCATGGCTTGCGCTTTCTCCCAGCCTTTGTGCACATGAAGCGACAGATCGAGGCAGGCTACGTTGGAACAGTGAACGTGTGTGATGTTAGAGTGCACTGTGGTAGCATGATTGGCAGCCAGTTTGACTGGATGTGCAGCCACCTGATGGGAGGGGGTATCCTGACCATGGTGGGCAGCCACATCATTGATGTGATCTCCTTCGTGACAAGCCAGCGTGCCACTCGTGTCCATGGCATGATGCGCACCTTCACCAAGAGCACAGAGAAGATCAATGGTATCCGTTGGATTGATAGTGATGACTTCTGTAGCTTCCAGATGATCCTGGATGAGGGGGCCTGTGTGACAGCCACACTAAACAGCCACATGGCAGGGGGCTTTGTACAGGAGGTTGTGGTATGTGGCAGCAGAGGCAGGCTGGCTGTGCGCGGGGCTAACCTCTATGGCCAGAGACACACctcggagaaggaagaagagctgCTGTATGAAGGAGCTGATGACGTGGCACATCtcaccaacaagaacaacagtgcCAGGATAAACTCTTTGCTGCCTCAGCCATACCTGCAGGGCC TTCGGCTGGCAGGTGCACTCAAGGAGGCCTTCGCCACAGGGGATGGGGAGCATGGTTGGCTCAAGGAACCCGTTTCGACCGCAGCCACCTTCGAGGATGGCCAGTATGTCCAGGCAGTCATCGATGCCATCAAGCTTTCTTCAGCCAGTCGGCAGTGGGAGCAGGTAACTGTAGCCAATGATGAGAGCGAACTGAACCCTTTAATGACCAGGCTTAATCTCCCTAACATTAATATGAGCTCTCTGGACGCACTGTCACAGGCTCCAACTAACCGAATCACTCCACAGCGTAAGGTCACTAGCTCTGAGTCACACCTTCCTTGGAGCTTTGCCACAAAACactaa
- the LOC125026491 gene encoding trypsin-1-like translates to MCLRVLLCSLWAISMLYARGSASPSNFLSRIYFAEGTASPGSSPFIDLTALDAGPANDLLGRVKASHRTAGNGADRRDNSRSFPASRGSNAFAALGAKKSHMGVSEMLQRAIDDIVEKKDHTFASVLSHHLRFLEENLVRGEEDGELVDVGALLRLSEAGNSSSVVQLPLDDHDDDDGIDYEALGCGVKNVAARILGGHVSGVGEWPWQAALVHAPSGRTFCGASLLNTRFLLTAAHCAAVLPVRKVRVWLGAHDVSLQEEEGRVVRGVTHAILHEGFDSRDLSNDVALLRLDEAVVMSRTVRPVCLPDVQDWDEDIAQGKSDDAGVVTGWGLTAERGQPSSHLLQVSLPFLSVESCKQHYAGINPVSTNMLCTLHDFKDGVSRDSCKGDSGGPLVTEGETGRWTQVGVVSFGYGCGRRGYPGVYTRATQYLLWIYLKIVQMEISLL, encoded by the exons ATGTGCTTACGCGTGTTATTGTGCTCACTGTGGGCGATCTCAATGCTCTATGCGCGAGGCTCAGCTTCCCCTTCGAACTTCCTCTCGAGGATATACTTCGCCGAAGGCACCGCCAGCCCGGGGTCATCTCCGTTCATCGACCTGACCGCCCTCGACGCCGGCCCAGCAAACGACCTCCTCGGCAGAGTGAAAGCGAGCCACCGAACGGCCGGGAACGGCGCCGATCGACGCGACAACTCGAGGTCTTTTCCGGCCAGCCGCGGGAGCAATGCCTTCGCCGCGTTAGGAGCGAAGAAGTCCCACATGGGCGTCTCGGAGATGCTGCAGAGGGCCATAGACGACATCGTGGAGAAGAAGGACCACACTTTCGCCTCCGTGTTGTCGCACCATCTGAGGTTCCTGGAGGAGAACCTCGTCCGCGGGGAAGAGGACGGAGAGCTGGTGGACGTGGGGGCGCTCCTGCGGCTCAGCGAGGCAGGGAATTCGTCGTCGGTCGTCCAACTTCCTCTGGACGaccacgacgacgacgacggcatCGACTACGAGGCTCTAG GATGCGGCGTAAAGAACGTGGCCGCCAGGATTCTCGGGGGACACGTGTCCGGCGTCGGGGAGTGGCCGTGGCAGGCGGCGCTCGTCCACGCCCCGTCAGGACGGACCTTCTGCGGTGCCTCCCTCCTCAACACCCGCTTCCTCCTCACCGCCGCCCACTGCGCCGCCGT ACTCCCCGTCAGGAAGGTGAGGGTCTGGCTGGGCGCCCACGACGTctcgctgcaggaggaggaggggcgtgtgGTGCGAGGAGTGACCCACGCCATCCTCCACGAGGGCTTCGACTCCCGAGATCTCAGCAACGACGTGGCGCTCCTGAGGCTGGACGAAGCGGTGGTCATGTCTCGCACCGTGAGGCCAGTCTGCCTGCCCGACGTCC AGGACTGGGACGAGGACATAGCCCAGGGCAAGAGCGACGATGCAGGCGTTGTCACCGGCTGGGGACTCACAGCCGAGCGCGGACAGCCCTCTTCTCACCTTCTGCAG GTCAGCCTTCCATTCCTGAGCGTGGAGTCATGCAAACAGCACTACGCAGGTATCAACCCAGTATCAACCAACATGCTATGCACTCTGCATGATTTTAAGGACGGGGTTAGCCGCGACTCGTGCAAG GGAGACTCCGGCGGCCCCCTGGTGACGGAAGGAGAAACCGGCCGCTGGACCCAAGTCGGCGTCGTGAGCTTCGGCTACGGATGCGGACGCCGGGGATACCCAGGGGTCTACACGCGGGCGACGCAATACCTCCTGTGGATCTACCTCAAGATAGTGCAGATGGAAATCTCTCTGCTGTGA